Proteins encoded within one genomic window of Platichthys flesus chromosome 13, fPlaFle2.1, whole genome shotgun sequence:
- the hacd2 gene encoding very-long-chain (3R)-3-hydroxyacyl-CoA dehydratase 2, producing the protein MSAAAAGTKAAHGDVAPKKKRGPGALATAYLVIYNVVMTAGWLVIAVGLVRAYLARGSYHGLYYSIEKPLKFFQTGAMLEIVHCAVGIVPSSVVLTGFQVMSRVFLTWAVTHSVREVQSEDSVLLFVTAWTVTEIIRYSFYTFSLLNHLPYLIKWARYTFFFALYPMGVTGELLTIYAALPYVQKTGLYSVTLPNKYNFSFDYHTFLILVMISYIPLFPQLYFHMIRQRKKVLGHIDDYSKVE; encoded by the exons ATGTCAGCAGCTGCTGCGGGGACCAAGGCAGCCCACGGTGATGTGGCCCCGAAGAAGAAGAGGGGCCCCGGCGCCCTGGCCACGGCCTACCTGGTCATTTACAACGTTGTTATGACAGCAGG GTGGCTGGTGATCGCTGTGGGTCTGGTCAGAGCTTACCTGGCCAGAGGAAGCTACCATGGGCTGTACTACTCTATAGAGAAGCCTCTGAAGTTCTTTCAGACTGGAGCTATGCTGGAG ATAGTGCACTGTGCCGTAG GAATTGTACCGTCCTCAGTGGTCCTGACTGGATTCCAGGTCATGTCACGGGTCTTCCTCACCTGGGcagtcacacacagtgttaGAGAG gTGCAGAGCGAGGACAGCGTGCTGCTGTTCGTCACAGCCTGGACCGTCACGGAGATCATCCGCTACTCCTTCTACACCTTCAGCCTGCTCAACCACCTGCCATACCTCATCAAATGGGCCAG GTACACCTTTTTCTTTGCGCTGTATCCTATGGGAGTGACCGGGGAGTTGCTGACTATCTATGCAGCTCTGCCGTATGTGCAGAAGACGGGCCTGTACTCCGTCACTCTTCCCAACAAGTACAACTTCTCCTTCGATTACCACACCTTCCTCATCCTCGTCATGATCTCCTACATTCCCC TCTTCCCCCAGCTTTACTTCCACATGATACGACAGAGGAAGAAGGTCCTGGGCCACATAGACGACTACAGCAAAGTGGAGTGA